In the Sulfobacillus thermosulfidooxidans DSM 9293 genome, ATGATTTAGGAGAATTTTTAGGGTGGGTCGCTTTAGTCTCTGATTGGGATCAAACTCAAGAGGATCAGGGTGGGGTATGGTTGATGACCCTGCACAGTGCCAAAGGACTGGAATTTCCGGTGGTGATTATCGGCGGCCTCGAAGAAGGGATTTGCCCACATATGCGTTCGATTGACGAGGGCACATTAGAAGAGGAGCGGCGGCTTATCTATGTGGGAATTACCCGAGCGCAGGAAGAATTGTATTTATCCTACGCGAAAACCCGGACCATGTTAGGGCGCACACAACAAAACCCGATGTCGCGCTTTTTGGGTGAAATTCCTGAAAATCTTGTAGAACGGCCTCGACGCGCGGCGCCTGCTGATCGGGCCGTGAGTGCTCGCAACCATGTGTTAACGGACGTGGCGGTTGGGGAAAAAGTCCGGCATCCCCGTTTTGGTTGGGGGACAATAGTGGCCATGCGTGGCGAAGCTGACGACTTGGAATTAACCATTGCGTTTCCTGGCGGTGGTGTCCGGTCTTTTTTGGCACGGTTTGCACAACTGACTCGTGAAGGAGCCGAATCGGTCTGATGACGTCGAATGAAGAGGCCATTGCCGCGCGGATTAAAGAACTGCGAGAAAGCATTGCCTATCACAATCATCGTTATTATGATTTAGACCAGCCTGAAATTACCGATGCCGAGTATGATGCGCTCGTTCAGGAATTGATGCGTTTGGAAGAGCAATATCCGCAGTTTAAGAGCACGGAATCGGTCATTAATCAGGTTGGAGGTCAGGTCAACCCGGCTATGGGGGTGGTATCGTTTTCCCCTCCGGTTTTGAGTTTAAATAACGTGCACAATGCGGATGAACTGCACGAATTCTATAACCGGGTTGGCCAGATGTTGGCAGAAGACACACCGAAGTTCACCTGTGAATTGAAAATTGACGGCTTAAGTGTGGTCATCCGCTATCATGAAGGCCAGCTCGTCCAAGCGGCCACGCGTGGTGATGGATTGAGTGGTGAAGATGTCACCCAAAACGTGCGTATGATTCGAAGTATTCCGCAAATACTTCATCAGCCCGTGAGCTTTGAAATTCGCGGAGAAGTCTATATGCCTCGCAGTGCTTTTATGGCGTTAAATGCCAAACGCGAAGAGGAAGGACAAAGCGTGTTCGCCAATCCCCGTAATGCGGCGGCGGGATCCTTACGCCAACTCGATCCGGCAGTCACAGCTAGTCGTGAACTCTCTGCCTTCTTTTATCAAATCCGACAATGGACCCAAGACAGTCAGTTCTCATCACAAATTACCACGCAACATCAAGCCCTTGAATTTCTTAGGACGGTGGGATTGCCCGTTGAGCCCCATTTTGCATATTGTGAGAGTTTTGATGAGATCATGGACTATGTACAGAAATGGGATAGTAAAAGGCAAACGTTGGATTACGACACCGACGGGTTGGTCATTAAATTAGATGATTTGTCCAAACAAGCGATTTTAGGCGAAACCCAGAAAGCGCCGAGATGGGCGGTAGCTTACAAATTTCCTCCGGAAGAGGTTTTGACCGAAGTCCTGGCGATTGAAATTTCGGTAGGTCGAACGGGGGTATTAACACCGACAGCCATTTTAAAACCCGTTCACGTTGCAGGGACCACCGTGAGTCGCGCGTCGCTCCACAATGAAGACATTATTCGGGAACGTGATGTCCGTGTTGGGGATTTTGTCTTTATTCGCAAAGCCGGGGAGATCATTCCCGAAGTGGTCCGGGTAGAAAAGACCCTGCGTCCTCCCCACACGGTACCCTTTGAATTTCCTAAAACATGTCCTGCATGTGGTTCAGATGTGGTGCGTCTGCCTGGCGAGGCTGCTTATCGCTGTACCGGGGGCATGGCATGCCCAGCTCAATTGCGGGAAGCATTAATCCATTTTGCATCCCGTGACGCGATGGACATCGAAGGGATGGGAGAAAAGACCGTTGATCTCTTACTAAATGCGGGATTGATCAAACGGGTGGATGACATTTACCGGCTCAAAGAAGAAGACTTATTGAAGCTTCCTCGATTTGGAAAATTGTCGGCGAAGAAGCTGGCTCAAAGCATTGAGCAAAGTAAGTCGCGCTCGCTCAGTCGCCTTATTTTTGCTTTAGGAATGCGTTATGTGGGGCAACGCGTGGCGTCATTGTTAGCGAGTCATTTTGGAACCATGGAACGATTGGAAGCCGCAACCTATGAAGACCTTCTGGCGATTCCTGATGTGGGAGAACGTATTGCAGATAGTGTGGTGACATTTTTATCGCAACCTCTGAACAAAGAAGTCATTGCGAATCTTAAGAGTTTGGGGCTCAAGATGATCGATGACACGATCTCAGGCGATCAAGACGGCTCCCAGAAGGTTTTAAGTGGGCAATCTATTGTTGTAACGGGAAGTTTTGTGCAGATGCCTAGAAAAAATCTGGAAGCGTGGATTGCGCAACTCGGTGGCAAGGTAGCCTCATCGGTATCATCCCGTACGGCAATGGTTATCGCTGGCGATAAACCAGGATCCAAATTAGAAAAAGCTAAAGAGTTGCAGGTGCCAATCCTTAGTGAGCAGGAATTTTATGAACGCATGGCGAATTTAGGCATCAGATATTCCCAATGATCCAAATGGGGGAGGAGACACTGGATAATTGTCCAAACTTCGTCGCAGGAAGCTTGGACCATTGCAGCAGATTCTGTCAGACCTTATAATGATTGAGATTAGTTAATTGTCGGATTATGTCGTCATTATTATCATAAGTTTGATAACCGCGTGAGCGAGGAAGGAGCGAACGGAGTGCCGCAGAGAGTACTGGATGTCCGGAATTTAAGCACCCATTTTTTCACTGAAGATGGAGCGGTGAAATCCGTCGATCAAGTGAGTTTTTACATTAATGCGGAAGAGACGCTCTGCGTTGTGGGGGAATCAGGGTGTGGCAAGAGTGTGACATCGCTCTCAATTATGCAATTGATTCCCAGCCCGCCCGGGAAAATTGTGGGAGGAGAAATCCTGTTTAATGGGGAAGACCTATTAAAGAAATCTCCTGAAGAGATGCGAAAAATCCGGGGCAACGATATTGCCATGATCTTTCAGGAGCCTATGACGTCTCTTAACCCGGTCTATACCGTTGGCGACCAAATTGCAGAGGCTGTCATTTTGCATCAAAAAGTTGACAAGAAAGAGGCATGGAAACGCGCTGTTGACATGCTACGTGAAGTGGGTATTCCTTCTCCCGAAAAACGGGCGAGAGAGTATCCCCATCAAATGTCTGGGGGTATGCGTCAACGGGTCATGATTGCTATGGCTATGTCGTGTAATCCGCAGTTGCTGATTGCTGATGAACCGACTACGGCGCTTGACGTGACAATCCAGGCTCAGATTCTTGACTTAATGCGCAAGCTGAAACGGGAGTTTCATACCGCCATTATGTTGATTACGCACGATCTTGGTGTGGTGGCGGAAATGGCGGACCGGGTCGTGGTTATGTATGCCGGTAAAATTGTGGAGGAGAGTGCGACAGCAGAGCTATTCCGCGAGCCCCTTCATCCATACACGCAGGGATTGTTGGATTCGATTCCTCGCTTGGATCAACCGACGACGGAAAAATTACATGTTATTGAAGGCACGGTTCCGAACCCCTTGCATCTGCCTAAGGGATGTACTTTTGCTCCCCGTTGTCCCAAGGCGATGGATATCTGCCGTGAGAAAGCTCCGGTATTAACAGAGGTATCTGAAGGTCGCAAAGTGAGTTGCTGGTTACATGTGGATCCCCAAAAACAACCGAGTGGTAAGGAGGCGGCTTCATGAGCGCCGTTTTACAAGATCAAAAGGCTAACGACATCTTGATGGAAGTGCGGGATCTCACCAAGTATTTCCCCATTACCGGGGGATTATTTTCCCGCGTCGTCGGGCAGGTTAAAGCTGTAGACGGGGTTAGCTTTGATTTGCGCCGGGGAGAAACCTTAGGCTTAGTGGGAGAATCAGGCTGTGGAAAAACGACCACAGGCCGTGCCGTGTTGCGGCTCATTGAACCGACCTCAGGCACTATTAAATTTGAGGGCCGAGACATCACGCGGTTAGGCAAAAAAGAAATGCGTGCCTTACGCAAAGAAATGCAAATCATTTTTCAGGACCCGTTTGGGTCATTAAACCCTCGGATGTCTGTTGGGGAAATTATCGAAGAACCATTAGTCATTCACCATATGGGCAACCGCAAGGAACGGGAAGAGCGGGTTCGGAAGTTGCTTGAGGTTGTGGGATTGGCGTCCTATCACACTAGACGGTATCCCCATGAATTTTCCGGAGGGCAGCGTCAGCGTATCGGAATCGCCCGAGCCTTGGCCTTAAATCCTAAATTAATCGTGGCGGATGAACCGGTATCGGCTTTGGACGTATCCATTCAGTCACAGATTTTGAATCTCCTTGAGGATTTGCAAAAGGAATTTGGATTGACGTATTTGTTTATTGCCCACGGTCTGAACGTTATTCGTCACATTTCCGATCGGGTGGGTGTGATGTATTTGGGTGCGATGGTCGAAATTGCGTCCTCTGAAGAAATTTATCATAAACCTTTACATCCCTATACTGAGGCCTTATTCTCGGCCATACCGATTCCCAATCCAGATATCAAGCGGGAACGGATTATCTTGCAAGGGGATGTGCCAAGTCCCGTTAATCCTCCTTCGGGCTGTCGGTTTCATACACGTTGTCCGATTGCGCAGGAAAAATGTAAGGTGGATCGGCCCATTCTTAAAGAATCGGCCCCAGATCACTGGGTGGCTTGCCACTATCGGTAACGGCGCATGGCATGGAAAAACACAGGACGGGGAGGCATCTGTCCTGTGTTTTTTCATTTCACCATGAGTTTCTCCAGTGAGCAGGGTTCTTTATTTCATGACGCTTAATGCGGTCAATGTCACCACGTGGGGCGCCGAGGGCTGGTAAAATGTCCACCAAGGCACTTTGGCAACCCATTTGCCAGAGGCCTTCACATTTTGTCCAATATGCAAATGAGGCGGTAAGGAGACGATAGAATTTGAGGGGGTATTAATAACGGGATCATCAAAAATAGTGGAATCGACCTCGATAGCCACGAATCCGCCATCAAATCCTTGTCCTATATAACGAATCCTGCCAGTTTTCGTGATTTGATATTCACGGGTTTTTTGTGGATACACGAGCAAGAATGCCAATATGGCCAATATGCCCAGCAGCCAAAATTTTCTCTTGGAGAGTGCGATCATCGTTTCCCACCTTTAGTCATCATGTTCAAATGCTGTAGAATCCCAGCGTTCATATCGTTACTGTCCGTTTTCCCGCTAATGACCAAGCCTATTCCGTATTGTTGCGATTTCTGTGAAAGCCGACAAGGGGGAGAAGAGCACGGCATTTTTAAAAGCGTATTGAGCCATGTTATAATTGGTAGGTTATGGAGGGGTGAAATGTGTCTTTATCTGAAGAACAAGTGAAGCATGTGGCGCGTCTTGCTCGGATTCAGCTTAAACCTGAAGAGGTTTCACAAATGACCGTTCATTTAGGCGCAGTTCTCGAATATATGTCTCAACTCAATGAATTAAATACCGATCAGGTTCAACCGACAATGCACGTCATACCGATGACAATGCCTTTGCGGGAAGATATTGTCCGTCCTTCGTTGCCAGTGGAAGAGGCTTTGAAAAACGCCCCCGATCCCCGTGACAATATGTTCGGTGTGCCGCGGATCATGGATGGAGGCGAGGAGTAATGGTGATTCATGAATTAGGTGTTAATGAGCTCGCATACCGCATCCGTGACAAAGAATTATCCGCAAGCGATGTGGTCGCTGCGATTAGTGATCGTATAGAAGACGTCGAACCCCAGGTTCAGGCATTTTTACACATTGATTTGGAATATGCCAAAGCTCAGGCAAAGAGAATTGATCAATTGCCTGCACACGAATTAGAACGGTTGCCTTTAGCCGGCGTTCCCATAGCCATTAAAGACAACATGACAACGACGGCTATGCCGACGACTGCGGGGTCCAAAATTCTTGAAGGGTTCATGGCGCCTTATAATGCGACAGTCGTTAACCGGTTGGAAGCGGCTGGGGCTATCATCATCGGAAAAACCAATTTGGATGAGTTTGCCATGGGTTCGTCGACGGAGCATTCGGCCTACCATGTGACCCGTAACCCGTGGGACCTGGAACGGGTGCCAGGGGGATCGAGTGGCGGCTCTGCCGCCGCGGTTGCCGCACAAATGGTTCCGGCCGCCTTGGGTTCCGATACCGGAGGTTCTATTCGTCAGCCCGCTAGTTATTGCGGGGTAACAGGCTTTAAGCCGACATACGGGCGTGTATCCCGCTATGGATTAATTGCCTTTGCTTCCAGTTTGGATCAAATTGGTCCGTTGACGCGGAGTGTGGATGATGCTTGGTTGTTATATCAAGTCATTGCGGGACATGATCCTTTTGATGCCACATCTTTGACACAACCCGTTGAGCCACGAACTGCCGAACCGGTTCAATGGAATCAATTACGGATTGGGATTCCTAAAGAATACGACGGCGAGGGACTTGATCCACGTGTTCAGGAGCGCTACCATCAAGTTTTGTCAACGTTGGAGGCGCAAGGAGCGAAACTGATCGAAATTTCCTTGCCTCACACGCATTATGCCATCGCCACCTACTATTTAGTGGCCCCTGCTGAAGCATCCAGTAACTTATCGCGCTTTGACGGCGTTCGTTACGGATACCGGGCTCAGGGGAACGACTTGTTGGAAATGTACGAGCGGACTCGGGCTGAAGGATTTGGCCCCGAAGTCATTCGTCGTATTCTTCTGGGGACTCATGCTTTATCGGCGGGTTATTATGATGCGTATTACCTTAAAGCGCAAAAGGTTCGGACGCTCATCCGCCAAGATTTTGAAACCGCTTTTGGTCA is a window encoding:
- the ligA gene encoding NAD-dependent DNA ligase LigA produces the protein MTSNEEAIAARIKELRESIAYHNHRYYDLDQPEITDAEYDALVQELMRLEEQYPQFKSTESVINQVGGQVNPAMGVVSFSPPVLSLNNVHNADELHEFYNRVGQMLAEDTPKFTCELKIDGLSVVIRYHEGQLVQAATRGDGLSGEDVTQNVRMIRSIPQILHQPVSFEIRGEVYMPRSAFMALNAKREEEGQSVFANPRNAAAGSLRQLDPAVTASRELSAFFYQIRQWTQDSQFSSQITTQHQALEFLRTVGLPVEPHFAYCESFDEIMDYVQKWDSKRQTLDYDTDGLVIKLDDLSKQAILGETQKAPRWAVAYKFPPEEVLTEVLAIEISVGRTGVLTPTAILKPVHVAGTTVSRASLHNEDIIRERDVRVGDFVFIRKAGEIIPEVVRVEKTLRPPHTVPFEFPKTCPACGSDVVRLPGEAAYRCTGGMACPAQLREALIHFASRDAMDIEGMGEKTVDLLLNAGLIKRVDDIYRLKEEDLLKLPRFGKLSAKKLAQSIEQSKSRSLSRLIFALGMRYVGQRVASLLASHFGTMERLEAATYEDLLAIPDVGERIADSVVTFLSQPLNKEVIANLKSLGLKMIDDTISGDQDGSQKVLSGQSIVVTGSFVQMPRKNLEAWIAQLGGKVASSVSSRTAMVIAGDKPGSKLEKAKELQVPILSEQEFYERMANLGIRYSQ
- the gatA gene encoding Asp-tRNA(Asn)/Glu-tRNA(Gln) amidotransferase subunit GatA — translated: MVIHELGVNELAYRIRDKELSASDVVAAISDRIEDVEPQVQAFLHIDLEYAKAQAKRIDQLPAHELERLPLAGVPIAIKDNMTTTAMPTTAGSKILEGFMAPYNATVVNRLEAAGAIIIGKTNLDEFAMGSSTEHSAYHVTRNPWDLERVPGGSSGGSAAAVAAQMVPAALGSDTGGSIRQPASYCGVTGFKPTYGRVSRYGLIAFASSLDQIGPLTRSVDDAWLLYQVIAGHDPFDATSLTQPVEPRTAEPVQWNQLRIGIPKEYDGEGLDPRVQERYHQVLSTLEAQGAKLIEISLPHTHYAIATYYLVAPAEASSNLSRFDGVRYGYRAQGNDLLEMYERTRAEGFGPEVIRRILLGTHALSAGYYDAYYLKAQKVRTLIRQDFETAFGQVDVILTPTTPDIAFKFGEKSQDPLQMYLSDVFTVTANLAGIPGISTPAGLISGIPVGIQWLGPALQENRLLQIARGFEELWPSGPWPSLGGDL
- the gatC gene encoding Asp-tRNA(Asn)/Glu-tRNA(Gln) amidotransferase subunit GatC; its protein translation is MSLSEEQVKHVARLARIQLKPEEVSQMTVHLGAVLEYMSQLNELNTDQVQPTMHVIPMTMPLREDIVRPSLPVEEALKNAPDPRDNMFGVPRIMDGGEE
- a CDS encoding ABC transporter ATP-binding protein; the protein is MPQRVLDVRNLSTHFFTEDGAVKSVDQVSFYINAEETLCVVGESGCGKSVTSLSIMQLIPSPPGKIVGGEILFNGEDLLKKSPEEMRKIRGNDIAMIFQEPMTSLNPVYTVGDQIAEAVILHQKVDKKEAWKRAVDMLREVGIPSPEKRAREYPHQMSGGMRQRVMIAMAMSCNPQLLIADEPTTALDVTIQAQILDLMRKLKREFHTAIMLITHDLGVVAEMADRVVVMYAGKIVEESATAELFREPLHPYTQGLLDSIPRLDQPTTEKLHVIEGTVPNPLHLPKGCTFAPRCPKAMDICREKAPVLTEVSEGRKVSCWLHVDPQKQPSGKEAAS
- a CDS encoding ABC transporter ATP-binding protein encodes the protein MSAVLQDQKANDILMEVRDLTKYFPITGGLFSRVVGQVKAVDGVSFDLRRGETLGLVGESGCGKTTTGRAVLRLIEPTSGTIKFEGRDITRLGKKEMRALRKEMQIIFQDPFGSLNPRMSVGEIIEEPLVIHHMGNRKEREERVRKLLEVVGLASYHTRRYPHEFSGGQRQRIGIARALALNPKLIVADEPVSALDVSIQSQILNLLEDLQKEFGLTYLFIAHGLNVIRHISDRVGVMYLGAMVEIASSEEIYHKPLHPYTEALFSAIPIPNPDIKRERIILQGDVPSPVNPPSGCRFHTRCPIAQEKCKVDRPILKESAPDHWVACHYR